In one Vibrio sp. YMD68 genomic region, the following are encoded:
- a CDS encoding HlyU family transcriptional regulator: MGLFSRLFGFGKSNEGIAEEVIPIEYKGFMIYQEPLAESGQYRIAGRITKQINDEVLSHRFIRSDVLSNKEDANELMLKKSQMFIDQMGDNIFS; the protein is encoded by the coding sequence GTGGGACTATTTTCTCGGCTGTTTGGGTTTGGCAAATCTAATGAAGGTATCGCGGAAGAGGTGATACCAATCGAGTATAAGGGCTTTATGATCTATCAAGAACCCCTTGCTGAATCGGGACAGTATCGAATTGCAGGACGAATTACCAAACAAATCAATGATGAAGTTCTGTCACATCGATTTATTCGCTCTGATGTCTTGTCTAACAAAGAAGATGCAAACGAATTGATGCTTAAGAAGTCACAAATGTTCATTGACCAAATGGGCGATAACATTTTTTCTTAG
- a CDS encoding late competence development ComFB family protein, with translation MQISVDVHNYMETLVGHVLSNDEYTDNFDHEQLADIACLALSQLRPVYIRHDIDFLSALPEARLIVLKEYTETAIVNAVSMILQDRRQARADDVPVMFSSPRFDDDVELEWFEKPLIQSKK, from the coding sequence ATGCAGATCAGTGTTGATGTTCATAATTACATGGAAACTCTAGTTGGACATGTGCTTAGCAACGACGAATATACGGATAATTTTGACCATGAACAACTGGCTGATATAGCTTGTTTGGCGCTAAGTCAGTTAAGGCCTGTTTATATACGGCATGATATCGATTTTCTTTCCGCACTTCCGGAAGCAAGGCTTATTGTGTTGAAAGAGTACACAGAGACGGCAATCGTCAATGCTGTTTCTATGATATTACAAGATCGTCGACAAGCGAGAGCAGATGATGTTCCAGTGATGTTTAGTTCACCGCGGTTTGACGATGATGTTGAATTGGAGTGGTTCGAAAAGCCACTCATCCAAAGTAAAAAATAA
- a CDS encoding GGDEF domain-containing protein translates to MSPSIVASNWFRVSFPLFIIAALWLGMTNVITVTQGNLDIAVNLPIVLFLAALILGHSFNQSRCAMVAITMLLSYWIIQHRLQSSLSTGTTLLELSLLAFLLPVASLLTYAFKDSNLTSKSFIIFVFINIMLLAWSYLTITHFGIDSIGYFREGLLFAIPQISSLPFVLVLYLCALTGITAILVLKNNRIADVVSYSSIITASVTFICFDIPYISSTMFSLAGLLLLIYLISASHELAFNDGLTGIPGRHALESDLKQLGRKYSIAMLDVDHFKAFNDTYGHDTGDDVLKLVAARLSLIGGKAKVYRYGGEEFTAVFKGRYAKEVLEYLELVREDIANYEMALRDVASRPKNKKMGATQRGKNQNSETVNITISIGVADSSSERKPQNVIKQADKALYKAKQTGRNKVSC, encoded by the coding sequence ATGTCTCCATCCATCGTCGCGTCAAATTGGTTTAGGGTCTCTTTCCCTCTTTTTATTATTGCTGCATTGTGGCTCGGCATGACTAACGTTATCACCGTTACTCAGGGCAATCTTGATATCGCGGTGAATTTACCCATTGTTCTGTTTCTTGCTGCGTTAATCTTAGGCCACAGCTTTAACCAAAGTCGCTGTGCGATGGTAGCGATTACGATGCTGTTAAGCTATTGGATTATCCAGCACCGACTTCAATCTTCTTTAAGTACGGGGACAACTTTACTTGAGTTGTCTTTATTAGCCTTCTTACTGCCCGTAGCCTCGCTTCTTACCTACGCATTTAAAGACTCTAACCTGACCAGCAAAAGCTTTATCATTTTTGTCTTTATCAATATCATGCTTCTCGCTTGGTCTTATTTAACCATTACGCATTTTGGTATCGACAGTATAGGCTACTTTCGCGAAGGCCTGCTGTTTGCTATTCCACAAATCTCTAGCCTTCCTTTTGTTCTCGTACTGTATCTTTGTGCATTAACCGGTATCACGGCGATTCTAGTGCTTAAGAACAACCGTATTGCTGACGTTGTTTCTTACTCTTCCATCATTACGGCCAGCGTGACATTCATTTGTTTTGATATCCCCTACATTTCTAGCACTATGTTCAGTTTAGCTGGGCTACTGCTGTTAATTTACCTCATATCAGCCAGTCATGAGCTCGCATTTAACGATGGGCTAACGGGCATTCCTGGCCGACACGCTCTAGAGTCTGACCTAAAACAATTAGGCAGAAAGTACAGCATTGCCATGCTAGACGTTGACCATTTCAAAGCGTTCAATGACACTTACGGCCATGACACTGGCGACGATGTTCTAAAGCTTGTCGCGGCTCGTTTATCGCTGATAGGTGGAAAAGCAAAAGTCTATCGATACGGTGGTGAGGAATTTACAGCGGTCTTTAAAGGGCGGTATGCGAAAGAGGTTCTGGAATATTTAGAGCTAGTACGCGAAGACATTGCCAACTATGAAATGGCCTTAAGAGATGTGGCGAGTCGACCAAAGAATAAGAAAATGGGCGCCACTCAACGTGGAAAAAATCAAAACTCAGAAACGGTCAATATCACGATTAGTATTGGTGTAGCTGATTCGTCGTCTGAGAGAAAACCGCAGAATGTGATTAAGCAAGCCGACAAAGCACTCTATAAAGCCAAGCAAACCGGAAGAAATAAAGTGTCTTGTTAA
- a CDS encoding Solitary outer membrane autotransporter beta-barrel domain — protein MSCFRLAVQLAIPLAISFVIPVRASQSISEAYRGQLEQNFAAAVILMDNDVFTFGIHDFDPNDLFHLGNEDIGTEESISLRNRIQVTTLPYTLDLSNQEDKHKQSLMFRLSGLVSEKNITIDGVTTSDVNKDRMIAGYVGYQYQYYITAQWSIEPSFAVHLMQYKNSFEYRSDKLVAVKEILDGRYVNTSAWSLIYEPTVNFKYEHDKPWGSWTVYSNWHYFYGHGWGEANQGQIGNTEGWYVANGIQSIYNFDRWGKAVQSVYSSFRRIDLGSDIKQPLGTDYYYEASIGWLMTPPFDTEWVDNVGIGLNFNYGSALKGGSIVLFFNQD, from the coding sequence TTGAGTTGTTTCCGATTAGCTGTACAGCTGGCGATCCCCTTGGCTATTTCATTTGTCATTCCCGTACGCGCATCGCAAAGTATTAGTGAGGCCTATAGAGGTCAATTAGAGCAGAACTTTGCCGCAGCGGTTATTTTGATGGACAACGACGTATTTACTTTTGGTATTCACGATTTTGACCCAAATGATTTGTTTCATTTAGGTAATGAAGATATCGGTACCGAGGAGTCAATCAGTCTTCGAAATCGAATTCAGGTAACGACCCTACCTTATACGTTAGATCTCTCCAATCAAGAAGATAAGCATAAGCAATCTTTGATGTTTCGTTTGTCAGGTTTAGTGTCTGAAAAAAACATTACAATTGATGGAGTCACCACCTCAGACGTAAATAAAGATCGAATGATTGCAGGTTATGTGGGTTATCAATACCAGTACTATATCACTGCTCAATGGAGCATAGAGCCGTCGTTTGCTGTTCACTTGATGCAATATAAAAATAGTTTCGAATATAGAAGTGACAAGTTGGTCGCAGTCAAAGAAATACTTGATGGGCGTTATGTTAATACATCGGCTTGGTCATTGATTTATGAGCCGACGGTCAACTTTAAATATGAACATGACAAGCCATGGGGAAGTTGGACAGTGTATTCTAACTGGCACTACTTTTATGGACACGGATGGGGAGAGGCAAATCAAGGCCAAATTGGCAACACAGAAGGCTGGTACGTTGCAAATGGCATCCAATCTATCTACAACTTTGACCGATGGGGTAAGGCCGTCCAGTCTGTATACAGCAGTTTTCGTCGTATCGATCTGGGTTCTGATATCAAACAACCATTAGGGACTGATTATTACTATGAGGCTTCTATCGGATGGTTAATGACGCCACCGTTTGATACAGAGTGGGTTGATAACGTAGGGATCGGTCTGAATTTTAATTACGGCAGTGCCTTGAAGGGCGGAAGCATCGTGTTGTTTTTTAACCAAGACTAG
- a CDS encoding diguanylate cyclase: MTINGSSMRILLVDDVQMDRMQLAIRLKQLGHHVEAVSSGKEALSIYLKFDPELILLDITMPEMNGFELSQEIRRLYPDWIPIIFLSSHEEPSMIAKAIDAGGDDYLIKPVDKLVLNSKLIAMQRIAQMRRELKRASIKLQELNQALQHQVNEDGLTSLYNRRFIDEKLKDMISWHGRHKFPLTLILIDVDRFKLFNDNYGHIQGDKCLIAIATLTKELFSRSAEYVGRYGGEEFAILLSHTGQDKALSAAKRIKNALSELAYPHEYNDDFGVVTVSQGIYTTVPNGHESINDIYSKADEALYAAKHQGRNTYALADPTEF; this comes from the coding sequence ATGACAATTAATGGCTCCTCAATGCGAATACTCCTTGTTGATGACGTTCAGATGGATCGAATGCAACTGGCAATTCGTCTTAAACAACTGGGTCACCATGTTGAAGCAGTATCGAGTGGAAAAGAAGCGTTATCAATCTATTTAAAGTTCGATCCAGAATTGATTTTGCTCGATATTACGATGCCTGAGATGAATGGTTTTGAGTTGTCTCAAGAAATTCGACGCTTATACCCCGATTGGATACCGATCATCTTTTTAAGCAGTCATGAAGAACCCAGTATGATCGCCAAAGCCATCGATGCGGGGGGGGATGACTACTTAATTAAACCGGTCGATAAGCTTGTTTTAAACTCAAAGCTAATAGCAATGCAGCGTATAGCTCAGATGAGACGAGAATTAAAGCGTGCATCGATTAAACTGCAAGAACTCAACCAGGCGCTGCAACATCAAGTCAATGAAGATGGATTAACCTCACTATACAATCGCCGCTTTATCGATGAAAAACTTAAGGATATGATCAGCTGGCATGGTCGTCATAAGTTCCCTCTAACACTGATACTTATCGATGTCGATCGCTTCAAGTTATTTAATGATAATTATGGCCATATTCAAGGTGATAAATGTTTAATAGCGATTGCAACGTTGACCAAGGAACTGTTTTCTCGGAGTGCTGAGTATGTTGGTCGATATGGTGGAGAAGAGTTTGCCATACTGCTTAGTCATACAGGTCAAGACAAGGCGTTAAGTGCTGCAAAGCGGATAAAAAACGCACTGTCGGAACTGGCTTATCCTCATGAGTATAACGATGACTTTGGTGTTGTGACTGTCTCACAGGGTATTTATACCACGGTACCCAATGGGCATGAGTCCATCAATGATATTTATTCGAAGGCAGATGAGGCGCTTTACGCCGCGAAACATCAGGGCCGTAATACTTATGCTTTAGCAGATCCTACTGAGTTTTAG
- a CDS encoding DUF3069 domain-containing protein yields the protein MTDEKQTEQPKVDLATISAELKQVIEFDQVPEAMHFMVTSIHEVSEEAVREAWNSLPASAQNVLDNFEQFHALISVSQAFAGVNVMEEFPTLDLPKDMTDEDKEEYRTQLLDQVLHNCVKDMVKQIKKARRDAILKKDFREVFIKQ from the coding sequence ATGACTGACGAAAAACAAACAGAACAGCCAAAAGTGGATTTAGCAACGATTTCAGCGGAACTAAAACAGGTCATTGAATTTGACCAAGTTCCTGAAGCTATGCACTTTATGGTGACGTCGATTCATGAAGTTTCTGAAGAAGCAGTAAGAGAAGCATGGAACTCTTTACCGGCAAGTGCGCAAAACGTTCTCGATAATTTTGAACAATTCCACGCGTTAATTTCTGTAAGCCAAGCATTTGCGGGCGTTAATGTTATGGAAGAGTTTCCAACATTAGATTTACCGAAAGATATGACAGACGAAGATAAAGAAGAGTACCGCACACAATTACTTGATCAAGTTCTGCATAACTGCGTTAAAGACATGGTAAAACAAATTAAGAAAGCTCGCCGAGATGCGATTCTAAAGAAAGACTTTAGAGAAGTGTTTATTAAACAATAA
- a CDS encoding cobyric acid synthase: MKTTLESIMVQGTTSDAGKSVLVAGLCRVLARRGISVAPFKPQNMALNSAVTEEGGEIGRAQAVQAQACNIKPSVHMNPVLLKPCSDTGAQVILQGKAIDDMDAVGYHDYKAVAMNTVMDSYGRLSDQYQSIVIEGAGSPAEVNLRENDIANMGFAEEADIPVIIVADIDRGGVFAHLYGTLALLSKSEQNRVKGFVINRFRGDIALLQSGLDWLEEKTQKPVLGVLPYLHGFNLEAEDAINTAQVQGSSTKLNVIVPVLTRISNHTDFDALRLNPDVNLRYVGKGERLTGADLIIIPGTKSVRSDLEYLKSQGWDNDIKRHIRLGGKVIGICGGYQILGETISDPFGVEGTAGESDGLSLLPINTQLTQQKTLTNVTGVMTLNGEEQPVSGYEIHVGQTEVSGRQPIQLNGGVWDGMVSSCNQIFGTYLHGIFNGPEVTSLIFNWVGVSDIEPVDHIAMNESAINRIADAIEENVDLNVLWPDLN; encoded by the coding sequence ATGAAAACAACGTTAGAATCAATTATGGTACAGGGCACTACATCGGATGCGGGTAAAAGTGTGCTGGTGGCAGGATTATGCCGTGTATTGGCAAGACGTGGTATCTCGGTCGCGCCATTCAAGCCACAGAACATGGCACTAAATAGTGCGGTGACCGAAGAAGGTGGTGAAATAGGAAGGGCTCAAGCCGTTCAAGCTCAAGCTTGTAATATAAAACCAAGTGTACATATGAACCCAGTGCTGCTTAAGCCCTGCTCGGATACGGGCGCGCAGGTCATACTACAAGGTAAAGCCATAGATGATATGGACGCGGTTGGTTATCACGATTACAAAGCGGTTGCGATGAACACGGTAATGGACTCCTATGGCCGTTTGTCGGACCAATATCAGAGCATTGTGATTGAGGGGGCTGGCAGCCCTGCTGAGGTTAATTTACGTGAAAATGATATCGCTAATATGGGGTTTGCTGAAGAAGCGGATATTCCCGTTATCATAGTCGCTGATATTGATCGGGGTGGTGTGTTTGCTCATCTTTACGGCACACTAGCCCTATTGTCAAAAAGTGAACAAAACCGAGTGAAAGGCTTTGTGATTAACCGCTTTCGAGGAGATATTGCGTTGTTGCAGTCTGGCTTGGATTGGTTAGAAGAGAAAACACAAAAACCGGTGTTGGGGGTATTGCCGTATTTACATGGTTTCAACCTAGAGGCCGAAGATGCCATTAACACAGCCCAGGTTCAGGGAAGCAGCACTAAACTGAATGTGATTGTTCCGGTGTTGACGAGAATAAGTAACCATACTGATTTCGATGCATTGAGGTTGAATCCTGATGTAAATCTTCGCTATGTCGGTAAAGGCGAGCGCTTGACGGGCGCTGACCTTATTATCATTCCTGGCACAAAATCGGTAAGAAGTGATCTTGAATATTTGAAAAGTCAGGGGTGGGATAATGATATTAAGCGTCATATCCGCCTTGGTGGCAAAGTGATTGGCATTTGTGGTGGTTATCAAATACTCGGGGAAACAATCAGTGATCCATTCGGTGTTGAGGGGACAGCGGGTGAAAGTGATGGGTTATCACTATTGCCGATTAATACTCAGTTAACCCAACAAAAGACGCTGACTAATGTAACTGGGGTGATGACCTTAAATGGTGAGGAGCAACCCGTCAGTGGGTACGAAATACATGTTGGTCAAACTGAAGTGTCAGGGAGACAACCGATACAACTGAATGGCGGGGTGTGGGATGGAATGGTTTCTTCATGCAATCAAATCTTCGGTACATACTTGCATGGCATATTTAATGGACCAGAAGTGACGTCGTTGATTTTTAATTGGGTCGGAGTGTCTGATATTGAGCCAGTTGATCATATTGCAATGAACGAATCGGCCATTAACCGTATCGCGGATGCAATTGAGGAGAATGTAGACCTCAATGTTTTATGGCCTGATCTTAACTAA
- a CDS encoding NirD/YgiW/YdeI family stress tolerance protein, with amino-acid sequence MNKHLMVATIAGTLALTSLPSFAHSKEKGPIHYSGPVEVTTIEAINANTKTFSDNDVIIEGTLTKQLAADQFMFNDGTGEILIDLDDINIQSPIDQTTRVRLFGEYEGGSKPEIEVDHLILL; translated from the coding sequence ATGAACAAGCATCTTATGGTTGCCACTATCGCAGGTACACTCGCCTTAACATCGTTACCTAGCTTCGCACACAGCAAAGAGAAAGGACCCATCCACTATTCTGGGCCAGTAGAAGTCACCACCATCGAGGCCATTAACGCCAACACAAAAACATTTTCTGATAACGATGTCATCATTGAAGGCACTCTAACAAAGCAACTGGCTGCCGACCAATTTATGTTTAATGATGGAACAGGTGAAATTCTAATCGACCTTGACGATATCAACATTCAAAGCCCAATTGATCAAACAACACGAGTTCGACTCTTTGGCGAATACGAAGGCGGGTCGAAGCCTGAGATAGAAGTGGATCATTTAATCCTTCTATAA
- a CDS encoding sensor domain-containing diguanylate cyclase, protein MTVKPTFSILQFFLIFIILSMVPTLFFISEWQRIEQRSLSLVEQETRAQLEFSQRSLQSTIIDIEATIELLSSNSLLYSAVLENNESNYDAVEDLWILIARSKGYFSKLRFLSNTGQEQIRVNSVANYVEVVSDEFLQNKAHRDYFKYATTLKTNQSGRFGIDVEYDNHKIVTPITPALRIIIPVDINFKRYGYFIANLDFNAIYDSLNYGSGIQAKPDLINSNGFYLQSQTFSQILGDVIADHKGYNLNQLLPKVWESAQSGEEGNVFDAGSWWSYAKVNVSKDVLGEDLYLVLNVPDQKINQQIESEYKQISFLAIAVYIITLLLSFVFCAWNVRHKKHSIESQIARVAMNGMSAVLISDKNNRILSVNKEFTRLSGYTLEEVKGKSPSIFTSGKHQQEFYMQMWKQLLADGMWEGEVTNRRKDGSLITEILRIQTVTDNEGKVIFYVGSFVDITQRKILENRLRDLSEKDALSGLWNRRKFDKQIRREARRSRRYPDKYQSCIAIIDIDNFKRINDELGHSEGDKVIKSVSSIILDQIRETDFLARIGGEEFGLIMPHTPLAEAEIVLNRLRTAIYLHHEHSVSVSGGVSNVDSSIENSYQRADIALYEAKSSGKNCISMMTSQEAHEIA, encoded by the coding sequence ATGACCGTTAAACCCACGTTTTCAATACTTCAATTTTTTCTCATCTTTATCATTTTGAGTATGGTGCCTACCCTGTTCTTTATCAGTGAATGGCAGCGTATTGAACAACGATCCCTGTCTCTCGTAGAACAAGAAACTCGCGCTCAGTTGGAGTTTAGCCAACGTTCATTACAATCGACTATTATCGATATTGAAGCGACTATCGAACTTCTTTCGAGTAATAGCTTGTTGTATTCCGCAGTGCTTGAAAACAACGAAAGTAATTACGATGCCGTGGAAGATCTTTGGATCTTGATTGCTCGATCTAAAGGCTACTTTTCTAAATTGCGGTTTCTGAGCAATACGGGCCAAGAGCAAATTCGTGTTAACAGCGTAGCTAACTACGTCGAAGTTGTATCTGACGAGTTTTTACAAAATAAAGCACACCGAGACTATTTCAAGTACGCAACCACGCTAAAAACCAACCAATCTGGCCGCTTTGGTATTGATGTTGAATACGATAACCATAAGATTGTCACCCCCATTACTCCTGCTTTGCGAATAATCATACCCGTTGATATTAACTTTAAGCGTTACGGTTATTTTATCGCCAATTTAGATTTCAACGCGATTTATGATTCACTCAATTATGGTTCTGGTATTCAAGCGAAACCAGACCTAATTAATTCCAATGGATTCTATCTACAAAGCCAAACATTTAGCCAAATCCTTGGGGATGTTATTGCTGATCATAAGGGATATAACCTCAATCAATTGCTTCCAAAAGTGTGGGAAAGTGCTCAGTCTGGCGAAGAAGGAAATGTATTTGATGCGGGATCATGGTGGTCATACGCCAAAGTAAACGTTTCAAAAGACGTATTAGGTGAAGACCTATACCTTGTGCTCAATGTTCCTGATCAAAAAATCAATCAACAAATTGAGAGTGAATACAAACAAATCTCATTTCTCGCCATTGCTGTTTATATCATTACCCTGCTGCTCTCTTTCGTTTTTTGCGCATGGAATGTACGTCATAAGAAACACTCGATTGAAAGCCAAATTGCCAGAGTCGCGATGAATGGCATGTCTGCGGTTCTCATCTCCGACAAAAACAATCGCATCCTTTCAGTCAACAAAGAATTCACACGCTTGAGTGGCTATACACTGGAGGAGGTAAAAGGTAAGAGCCCTTCTATTTTTACATCCGGCAAGCACCAACAAGAATTTTATATGCAGATGTGGAAACAGTTGTTAGCGGATGGAATGTGGGAAGGAGAAGTCACGAATAGGCGCAAAGATGGCTCTCTTATTACTGAAATTCTCAGAATCCAAACTGTTACGGACAATGAGGGGAAGGTTATTTTCTACGTAGGTTCGTTCGTCGATATCACCCAACGTAAGATACTTGAAAATCGCCTCAGGGATCTTAGTGAAAAAGACGCGCTCAGTGGCCTTTGGAACCGACGTAAATTTGATAAGCAAATCCGAAGAGAAGCAAGACGATCGCGCCGTTACCCAGACAAATATCAATCCTGCATCGCGATCATTGATATCGACAATTTTAAACGTATCAACGACGAACTTGGCCACTCTGAAGGCGACAAAGTCATCAAGTCTGTGTCGAGCATCATTTTAGATCAGATTAGAGAAACCGATTTCCTTGCTCGAATAGGCGGCGAAGAGTTTGGTCTAATCATGCCACACACGCCTCTAGCAGAAGCTGAGATAGTACTAAACAGGCTAAGAACGGCTATTTACCTGCACCATGAGCATTCTGTCTCGGTCAGTGGAGGAGTCAGCAACGTTGATTCAAGTATCGAAAACTCTTATCAACGCGCAGACATCGCATTATATGAAGCGAAAAGCTCTGGTAAAAACTGCATTTCAATGATGACGAGCCAAGAAGCGCACGAAATTGCTTAG
- a CDS encoding formate--tetrahydrofolate ligase, translated as MLSDIEICRHSELQPITTVAASMGLLEDEFQSLGKYKAKVSLSSLKRLNNSASGKLVVVTAITPTPLGEGKTVTTIGLSQGLKQLNRSVVACIRQPSMGPVFGVKGGAAGGGYSQVAPMDELNLHLTGDIHAVTAAHNLAAAAIDARIYHEQRNGYSDFESRTGLKALKIDSKNVVWKRVLDHNDRALRMVTVGINETNKTINGFEREDGFDISAASELMAILALASSLSDLRARIGRIVVAYNIYGDPVTTEDLQVAGAMAVSMKDAIEPTLMQTLEGVPTLIHAGPFANIAHGNSSIIADNIANKLAEFTVTEGGFGSDMGFEKACNIKAQESGKAPDCAVIVATLRGLKANSGHYDLKPGQSIPSSIFHADSDALIAGFDNLKWHINNVNKYGVPAVVAINRFPQDCDDELHQLKSMIESLPNNVEVEISEGFSEGGKGTLALARKVVQQCNVNVDFTPLYRREQTLEEKLMAVAECGYGAKGITMSYKATQQLAQFKKDGYDHLAVCLAKSPLSISTDGSIKGAPVGFDVPIRELKLCAGAGFVYALCGNVMTMPGLPDRPAFMNLDLDDDGNITGLS; from the coding sequence ATGCTGTCTGATATCGAAATTTGTCGCCATTCTGAACTCCAACCAATTACGACGGTAGCCGCCTCAATGGGTCTCCTAGAAGACGAGTTTCAATCCCTGGGTAAATACAAAGCAAAAGTTTCCCTTTCGAGCTTAAAACGGCTAAACAATTCTGCCTCTGGCAAGCTTGTTGTCGTGACCGCAATCACTCCAACCCCACTCGGTGAAGGTAAGACAGTCACAACGATCGGTCTCTCTCAAGGGTTGAAGCAACTGAACCGATCGGTAGTCGCTTGTATCCGTCAGCCCTCGATGGGGCCTGTCTTTGGCGTTAAAGGTGGCGCTGCTGGTGGCGGTTATTCTCAAGTTGCCCCTATGGATGAACTCAATCTTCACCTCACTGGTGACATTCATGCGGTTACTGCCGCACACAACCTCGCTGCTGCTGCCATAGATGCTCGTATCTATCATGAACAACGTAATGGCTATAGTGACTTTGAGAGCCGAACGGGGCTAAAAGCGTTAAAAATTGATTCTAAAAATGTGGTTTGGAAACGCGTTCTAGACCATAACGACCGAGCGTTGCGTATGGTGACCGTAGGGATCAACGAAACCAACAAAACCATCAACGGGTTCGAACGTGAGGATGGGTTCGATATTTCTGCAGCTTCAGAGCTTATGGCTATCCTTGCGTTAGCTTCTAGCCTCAGCGATTTACGAGCCCGTATCGGCCGAATTGTTGTCGCCTACAACATTTATGGTGACCCTGTCACAACAGAGGACTTACAAGTTGCTGGTGCTATGGCGGTAAGCATGAAAGATGCCATAGAGCCTACTCTAATGCAGACGTTGGAAGGGGTTCCTACGCTTATCCATGCTGGCCCTTTTGCGAACATCGCGCATGGTAACTCATCCATTATCGCAGACAACATTGCCAACAAGCTAGCCGAATTCACGGTAACTGAAGGCGGTTTCGGTTCAGACATGGGATTTGAAAAAGCGTGCAATATCAAAGCACAAGAATCCGGTAAGGCCCCCGACTGTGCAGTAATCGTCGCGACATTAAGAGGGCTTAAAGCAAACTCTGGGCATTATGATCTTAAACCCGGGCAAAGTATTCCGAGCTCCATCTTTCATGCGGATTCAGATGCGCTTATTGCCGGTTTTGACAATCTCAAATGGCATATCAATAACGTTAACAAATACGGTGTTCCAGCGGTTGTTGCCATTAACCGGTTCCCTCAAGACTGTGATGATGAGTTACATCAACTCAAATCGATGATCGAATCTTTGCCCAATAATGTGGAAGTCGAGATAAGTGAAGGCTTTTCAGAGGGAGGGAAAGGAACCCTCGCGCTCGCACGCAAAGTGGTTCAGCAATGTAATGTGAATGTCGATTTCACTCCATTATATCGCCGTGAACAAACACTTGAAGAAAAACTCATGGCGGTCGCAGAATGTGGCTACGGCGCTAAGGGGATCACCATGAGCTATAAAGCGACTCAGCAACTCGCTCAGTTTAAAAAAGATGGTTACGACCACTTGGCCGTTTGTCTGGCTAAGTCACCTCTTTCGATCTCCACCGATGGTTCAATCAAAGGCGCACCCGTCGGTTTTGATGTGCCTATCCGAGAGTTGAAGCTTTGTGCTGGCGCCGGCTTTGTCTACGCGCTGTGCGGCAATGTGATGACAATGCCTGGTCTACCCGATAGACCTGCATTTATGAACTTAGATTTAGACGACGACGGAAACATTACTGGACTGAGTTAA